A genome region from Pseudomonas pergaminensis includes the following:
- the rpsO gene encoding 30S ribosomal protein S15, translating into MALDVQEKAQIVADYQQAVGDTGSPEVQVALLTHNINKLQGHFKANGKDHHSRRGLIRMVNQRRKLLDYLKGKDLGRYQTLIGRLGLRR; encoded by the coding sequence ATGGCTCTCGACGTTCAAGAAAAAGCACAAATCGTTGCTGACTATCAGCAAGCTGTTGGTGACACTGGTTCGCCAGAAGTGCAAGTTGCACTGCTGACCCACAACATCAACAAGCTGCAAGGTCACTTCAAGGCCAACGGTAAAGATCACCACTCCCGTCGTGGTCTGATCCGCATGGTAAACCAGCGCCGTAAGCTGCTGGACTACCTGAAAGGCAAGGATCTGGGTCGTTATCAGACTCTGATCGGTCGCCTGGGTCTGCGTCGCTAA